The Cucumis melo cultivar AY chromosome 5, USDA_Cmelo_AY_1.0, whole genome shotgun sequence genome has a segment encoding these proteins:
- the LOC127149452 gene encoding uncharacterized protein LOC127149452: MLELQSQSTPEGSQPLSEDEICDQVLGRRPGYSKGLGWGPKPKARRTASASSSSTSCSQSTQKEIELQAKLHEALERIEVQDRNRQALASQVEAMKKMIEDLTRAQQGPPHDP, from the coding sequence atgctggaactccaatcccagtctaccccagagggtagtcagccactctctgaggatgagatatgcgatcaggtgttgggtagacgaccaggctactcaaaaggccttggttggggacccaagccgaaggcccgcagaacggcaagtgcaagcagttcgtcgacatcttgttcgcagtccacacaaaaagagattgaattacaagctaaacttcatgaagctttggaacggattgaagtacaagatagaaatcgccaagcattagcttcacaagtggaagctatgaaaaagatgattgaagacctaactcgtgcacaacagggaccaccacatgatccctag